ATTCCAATTGCGGTTCGACCAATAGTATCCGATAATTATGCAGATCTCTGAAGAAGCATAGAACTACAGAATGTTCATACTTCAAAAGGTTCTGTGGAGCAGGCCTCATCCTATATTATCCCCTCAAAGTTGAGTTTGTCAGCCTCACCAAAACTGTTGTACTACTTtacatgttttgtttttctgtCTGTAATTTGTGATTTCACTACACTATATGATACCTCCTATCATATGGACAGAGGTCCGAAAAAATAATGGAATAAACGAGGGATATACCTGTGTGTACTCGTTAACCCCGCTAAAAGAGATGGAGGGCATTGGCTCCTCTCACATTGGTATTTGGTCATGCCTAGGGCAAAATGGTTTGTCAAAAAACGAGTAGCCCTTTTAACTGAGCATTTCAACCGAATAACCGAGAACCAAATAGTACTTATTTTTGTACTTTTTATGTGACTAGAGGTTGTCGTAATGAACATTTGGTGTAAATTGTTGGAAACTACGACAAGCATGATCGACTTCCAAAAGGAAATTTGTGGAAGTTTAATCCTGTTTTGATCAATCTATCTATACATATTagagaaaattatttttaaccCATTATTATCATGATGTTCTGTATACTTCGctctaatttatatatatatatatattagctaCTTGCATAGGTAAATGTGGATCCTCTATGCCTCCacgtatcatttttttttcatttccataaaaaaataggAAGTTGATAGTCGGGGTGGTTGATATATGGACCCTCCAGCCTCACATATACCTTTTCTTTATTAAATAAAAATAGAGAGTTAGTTGTGggtagggctgtcaacgagccgagctcgaatgaGCTCGTCTGCCTAGGCTCGAGCTCGAtacaagctcgagccgagcctataaAATGTTCGAGCTTTCTTACAGGCTTGGTTCGAGATCGATCAAGCTTGAGCTTGACTACCGAGCTTGATTTTTtagtaaaataatatatatttcaaggataatctttaaaaaataattaatttctagttcatcatattaatagaagaggaaaaaaagaataaaataaatatataatgccAATACAAGCcatacaaataacatatttaatctcctaatttattaaataacaacaaaaaccATTTATTACTAGGCTCGttagaagctcgagctcggctcgacgaagctcgcgagctttgggagaggctcgggctcggctcgtctggagctcgagccgagcttgaATCGAGCCTAGGACGAGTGTGGCAGTAGTTGTGGGAGTGGCAGTAGATTCACCACTCACTAGCACCAGTACTCTCCTTTATTGGACCCCACAGTACTCTCCATTTATAGGAGTATAGATGGGCACCGTTAGATCTATACTTGTTTGCACCGAAAAGGCTAAGGGGCGAGCGATCGCCCCTAGCAACCAGCCGATAACCGCCCCCCTCCCTCTatgtggtttccttttttggtacCGCATTACTTTACTAttatagtaaatttatgcacctaaagtttgtacacctcaagtttacacatctaaagttgaaagacccaaagtttataagtcaaaagtttatatatccgattcaaatttgaattcaaattcaaatattttatacatagtatttctatacatttaaagtttatacacctaaagtttatagacccaaagtttataagtcaaaaatttacatacccgtttcaaatttgaatttaaatttaaatattaatttatagacccaaagtttataagtcaaaagtttacatacccatttcatatttgaatttaaattcaaatattttttatatatagtatttctttacataattttttccaactcttttttttaaaaaaaaaattatgttgtactaggaagagaagaaggggaggaggaagcagGATAGAAGTGTATAGGGGGATGGGGGTGATAGGTGTGGGCGATAACCCGGCCATTAGCCAATAGCCAGGCCATGTTTGCACTTTGCACTTCCCAGATAGTACAATTTTTGGTTCACATTGTACAGAAAAATGCCAATGACAGTACAGACAGGTTCAGTGTCACCCCAGGAGGCGCTTTGAGCACGCGTGACATGAACTTCCAAATTCCAATGCGTCGCTGTGCGTCTTCTGAACGCACACGAGGTCCACGCGCGCAGCAAGGCTGctctgctcctctctctctctctctctctcctgtacCAACACAACACATGCCTCTCTTCAGCTGCCCCGTAGCCTTTTCTTCTTGGCTTATTACACCACCGGCATGCTGGGCCGTCTTCAGATCGATGCACTCCTCTGATGCAAAGTATTTTGCTAGCTGCCCCCAAAGACTCCAATTTTTATCGATTACTCATAATAACAGCGGCGGTTTTACCGCCCAATAAATTTGAAATCTTTCAATGAATGGAAAACAAAATTTCCATACGTAACAAACATGTGACATAATAAAATTTACCCAGGCACTGATCCGCCAGTGCACACCAGCACGCATGTACACCACAGTTATCCATTCATGAATACAGAAAGCCaactatatatattaaatattaaatatatgatCTCTCATCTCCCAAAGGACATGTCTGATTTACAGCTAAGGTTTGCATCATCAAAACATTGCCATTTTGATCAGTACTTTGGCAATATTTGGTTTGCTGTAAACACTTGCCAATACAACATTCATGTTGTCAAAATATTAATTGCCAATACAAATGGTAGCAGACCAATTAAAAACATCGCAAATAGAATTGTAAGTGCATCCTCGAAAGCTCGTATATGTAATCGAGAATATCAGAATTTGAGCCTCGGTTAGAGTTATACACGCACTAATCGCAACGACGCCAAAACATATATGGTTCTTGTTTGAGTTTGAGTTTAAAGTTGTGCTTCTACATTTATCCTTCATAGCGTGGTACCTGTCTTTCAGTAGTTTTAGTTGTATCTTCATATATGAATTGTGtctaaaattatatttcttttattatcaaatattttttggtaAAAATAGATCAATCCCTCTTGATTAGGTTATTTGGTTTTGCCAATAAACATGAGACATGAGGTTGAATGACATGTTTGGTACATGTTTAAGCGTCAATATAGAGAAAATGCCGTTGTCAGTTTATCACATAGGGTACTTTTGTTGTGGGTCTACCGTCTTTTTTGTTCTGCGTAACATGAATTTACACTGTATATTGATGGAATCTTACTGCAGATCGATCAGATTGGTGTAAGAATTCTTGTCTCGTAGCTATCGGGCTCTGCAGTGTCAGCTGAAGAACATTAGTCACGTGGAAATTAATAACAATAATTAAGATAGAGAAAGACTATCCATATGAGTTGCGTCCCCCTCTCTCAAAAAACTAGGTGATTATCTGTGCTTTGGCTGCGGGAATTGATAAGCAATtttcaatacatatattttttttataatcaagctaggagtaaaaagaaaaaaaataatgaaacatcAGGATTTATCAGTCAAATGATGCTCATGCTTTAGTGTGaaacatattgataagtatatgttaaatattgtaaaagtgatagatttgttaaaatattatgcaaatgatatgaggggtgatgattggatatgcTTGCATGCATTTTGATTTGTacaattaaataaattgtaAATCATGTTATATGCTTGCATGAGATTAAATATTTAactattgctagtgggtgatgatgtggcatggttgcatgttgagctttagactTAGTGGGatttaactttatagaaagcaTAGATAAGTGAAATTGTTGAATTTTATGGATTAATAGCAAAATTCAACAAtaactattttattaaaataatgaCTTTATGACTTTAGATGGCTATTCACAAAACTATGTTAAGTATTGCATGTGTGCATAATAGGTGGGGCCAAAACTTGTCAAACAAATAAGTTGTAACTTTCTGATAAAAtcgtactctctctgtcccacaAATAGGTAATCCTAGTATCCCAAAGTAAAATTTAAGGAGAGGATAAGTGACCAAACTACCTCTTATTATTAGTAAATTAGTATTAGTGGGTAGGTTGGTAAGGGGTATTGAAGGAATAAAAATTTTTGATGggtattttgggacaaagtttgAATTCTAGAAAtagaaatagatttattttgtcAAACAGTAAATACATAATTTGACAAAATAGCTGTAGTtatctgaaatttactcaaattaATTGAAATGTGTACAAATTTGATGTTTTCCGTGTAAAAATACTTCCTACTGATCCAATACGGATTATAAAATTCACTGCTAGCTGGTAAGATCAGCTAAATATTGGCAAAATGGCTCTGTTTGGATCAGGGATTAAAACTTtagtccatgtcacatcggatgtttggacactaattagaagtattaaacatagactaatgacaaaacccgttccataaccctggactaattcgcgtgacgaatctattgagcctaattaatccatgattagtctatgtAATGCTACGGTAAATATGTGCTATtattgattaattaggcttaaaaatttatctcacgaattagctctcatttatacaattagttttataaatggtctatgtttaatactctaaattaacgtccaaacatccgatgtaatgACTAAAGTCCTTGGATGTGAATACCACCTAAGCTAGTTACTAGCTGGGAGATATATATCGTCCTTGTTCCATGTCTGGAATAATTGCGGCCATGCCAGGTCGGATGCCTCCCATGGCaaccatcgtcttcctcctctcagcactcctccttccactgcAAACATCCTACTTTGTGGTCGCCCAACCCAACAATAAAGCATCAAAAAAGGTAATTAGTATCTATCTATTTTAGTTTCGTAGTGCTCAAGTTCCATCTCGTTTTGTACATACACACATCTATATATgcacaaaaaaaatgaagctTTGATATCCAATCAAGCTTTGTAATTTTGCTCACTTGCTGTTTAACTAATGATATATGCAGCTCTACATTGCGTACTTAGGGGAAAAGCAGCATGAAGATCCTCAAAAAACAACAGCTGCACACCAAGATATGCTCACCAGAATCCTTGGAAGGCAAGTATTTTGCATCCTTAACCACAGTACTTAATTACAAAATATTGTCAAGCATGAACACAAATCGATCTAGTTAGCTTCTACTTGTAGCTAGCTTTGATCTTAGTCGTCTAATCAGATATAACCAATAATTTGCAGCAAAGAGGCAGCACTTGAGTCGATTATTTACAGCTATAAGCATGCCTTCTCTGGGTTCGCCGCCATGCTCACTGAATCACAGGCACAAACAATTGCAGGTATATATCATacgttaatttgttttttttttgttattaatcaACACAGATTTGATATTCAATGACATATTTATAGTGTCTTGCTGTTCGGGATGTAGttttattttcaacacaaaatgtGATATTCAATTTTATAAAATCGTCGGGAAACATAAATCCCGTTTCCTTCACAAAGAAAATACATTTCGGGCTTGGATTAATTGGCACAGTCAAAGATAATATATAATTATGGACGTAACTACGAGTACACCCATAAAATACATTCTAATTACGGACATCAGCTagcaatagaaaaaacataatttGTATGAAAAATTACAACAAACTTAAGCTGTGTTTGTTTCAACTAGGTGGGAACCTTTTCCTCTCACACGAAAAAAAGATagttcattagcacatgattaattaaatatatattaaaaaacatgaAAGATGAATTAAATATGATTTTTACAGCAAACTTTCAATataattcttttgaaaaaacacactatttaaccagaagtaaaaaaaaattgtagaaaAGAACATCTTCGAAGCGAAAAGTTTCATGCTCGTGTACAAAAGAACGAAATTATTGCAGATAAGGTATCCGTTACTTTCTCCGGGTTAATATTACTTGacattttaaagaaaaacataatcttaaaaaaatagttttgacaactactccctctgtttcataatgtaagtcattgtagcatttttcacattcacttggatgttagtgaatctagacatatatacatacttagattcactaacatctatatcaatatgagaaatgctagaatgacttacattatgaaacggagggagtatcttttattataatatatatagaaaaatcaaTAAATATGTTATTTTATTGAAGCTATTTTAAACTAAAATCTATAGAGTTGTTTGCATTTTTACAAATCATTTGTAGTTTAcgattttaaaaagtttgaaactaactTTATCCAAAACGAAGTATTGTTAATCAGAAGGGAGcattattaaataaatttagcaaATACAAAAACTCGTCTTCCCCGCGCTGTTGACACGCATTCGTGTTCATCTCAACCGAGAGTAACCACCAGCGCGCCGCGCCGTGACGCCATCGGACGCCGGGCCACCTTAATTGCTGGCTGCCGGTGTTCGTCTTCCCCCTGCATCTCGTCGCCGTCGATTCCGATAAGCTGACCTGACCACCAGCGGAAGCCACCGCtcgccgcgggcgccgcctgAGCCGACGTGGTGGACCTGGTGGCAATCTTTTTTCCACCGATGATTGTGCTCAATTAATCCTCTACCCTTTGCACGGTGATCTCCTACTCCTCTTCTTTGCGGCCACCTTTACTTGCTCTTGCCATGGTGGAGATGGTACACCCCAAGTGAATGCACACCAACTGTTCGACGAATTGCGCAGCTAACAAGGCAAACCGTGGATTGGCTAACTTTATCTAATTAAGAAATTTATTATAGATCATGTTGTCTTGCTTTCTGTGAAATATTCATTCATGATGTTGTCTTGCATCCTGTTtggttttaaaaaaacaaataaactagTTTATGGATGAGGAAAGGTAGGATTTTATCACCATGTATATGGTGTCTCTGATTTGATAGCCTGGTAAACATTATAAACAAATATGAATCAATGTTGCTCATGCATCACATGATTTCCAAAGATTCTGTTATATGGAAGCACTTATCATGTTAATGCTTCATTCAAATGTACAGAGCTACCTGAGGTACGCAGCATAAAACCAAGCAGAGTGCACCCATTACATACAACTCATAGCCAGGATTTCCTTGGATTAGACTACACCAAGCCAACTGGTCTACTCCATGATGCAAAGTACGGAGACGGCATCATCATTGGAATAATCGACACAGGTAACTCCTTTTTTTCTCACATTTAATTTGGTGTCTATTTCATGATTTTATACTCAGTACCTCGAGTAATCTAATCTCATGTTTGCACTATGCGTGATAGGGTCCTGAAAATGAATATCAAATCAAATAAGCAGTGCTGGTCCATTTGCAAACAGAATGCATGCATTTCCATGTCAAGTTTAAATATAACCTCACACATTGGCTAATTATTGCTCCTGTGTTCCAAAGACGCTTGAAAAACTGTTCTGCTAAAGCCACTTGATGATGTACCTCTGTGAAAATGAAATTTGCTTTTACATACACTAGGGAAATGGAAAGTGTGTGCTGAACATGGTGCTAGTGATCAAACCTTCTGCGCTTTATGGTTCAAAGTTGAGAGTACTCTAAATAGAACCAAAATGGTGAATAAATATGAGCACTGATTCCTACTGTACTATGCCAGGTATCTGGCCTGAGTCTGCAAGCTTTAGTGACCATGGCCTAAGCCCTATTCCTTCCAAATGGAAAGGCCAATGTCAAGCTGGCGAAGCCTTCAGGTCAAACCAGTGCAACCGGAAGATTATTGGGGCTCGATGGTATGACAAACATTTGAGCGCAGAGGATCTGAAAGGAGAATATAGGTCGGCCAGGGACGCGCATGGCCATGGGACACATGTGGCATCCACTGCAGCTGGTGCCCTGGTACCAAACATTAGCTTCCATGGGCTAGCTGCTGGTTATGCCAGGGGCGTCGCACCCCACGCACGGCTTGCAGTCTACAAGGCGTGCTGGGGACTGGGGGCAAGCTGTCATGATGCGGGCATCATCAAAGCGTTTGACGATGCCATACATGATGGCGTCGATGTGCTATCCCTTTCTATTGGTAAGAGCGGTGATGAGTTCTTTAGCAGCTTCCACGCTGTGAAGAATGGCATTACTGTCATTTTCGCGGCAGGGAACGAGGGCCCTGCTCCTCGGACTGTTACAAATGCATTACCCTGGGTTATAACGGTTGCATCAGCCACGATAGACCGTGTTTTCCCTACTGTTATCACACTTGCcaatggcagcagcagcattgtGGTACACGCTAAGTTCCACCTCTCTATTTGTTCTTTTTAGTTAGCTTGCCTTAAATAGTTAAATGCTGAACTATGACTCGCTGACTCGTTGTTCACATCAACCGTAGGGTCAGTCCTTGTTCTATCAGCCAAAGGATAACAACAACTGGTATGAGATTCATCACTCCAGGTATGATGGGCACATAATTTCTTCTTATTAATGAATTAACAATTCGTCGTGCTACACTAATTCCTCAAAATGTCTGCATATTATGGTCGCAGCTGTCTAATTAAGGATGGGGAGAAAATTAATGCATCCCTTGCTTCTGGGAAGATCGTGTTTTGCTACAGTCCTCTTTCTGTGAGCATAACTTCACCATTTGGCTATGTGTCCCACGCTGTGAAAGCTGCCAAGGAGGCTGGAGCGAAGGGGATCATTATTGCCACATATGGTCTTGATATTCTTGACTACTTTGAAAAGTGTGGTGCCATGCCGTGCATTTTCGTGGACTTCGATGCTGTAGGACAAATAAATTCATCTGGTGATGAAAACACTACACCTTTAGTTAAGATTGCTCCAGCGCGTACTTGGGTTGGAGGTGAAGTTCTTGCCCCAAAAATCTCAACATTCTCCTCCAGAGGACCCAGCCCACTTTTACCACAATTCCTCAAGGTACATCTTAGCTTGATCCATTACCAGGAGCTATTAATATGGAGATGATCTCTCTTTGACCTAACTCTTCTAACTGATAGTTGATCTATAGCTTGTTTTGGGGTTTAGTGCATAAATAGTCCATGACCTAGCAACAGTATAGTTATAACCTTTTTCTCCAGGACTACTTGGACAAAATATTAAGGAAGCACTTATCAAGGTCTGCACTGTCCACTGAGACTGTAAAATATAAGGAACTAAAAAAGGGTGATTTAATGATGAACATATGTTAGCATGAATAggtaaaatataaaagattgaATATGTAAGATCCTTTCTCAAAGCATATACGTACTCGGTCTGAGAAAACATACTCAACCTGTGAACCATCAAATAGATAGCTTCATCACAAATAGCTTAATCATTTATTTGTATCTTGTTGGAGATATCATTTACCTCACCTATACTTCTGCATTTAAACAGCCTGATGTTGCGGCGCCTGGATCTAATATCTTGGCCGCTGTGAAAGATTCGTACAAGTTCCAGTCAGGCACTTCAATGGCATGCCCACATGTGTCAGGTGTAGCCGCATTACTCAAAGCATTGCATCCAGATTGGTCTCCTGCTATTATTAAATCAGCACTAGTGACTACAGGTGATACTACTTATCTATATCTTATCCCCGGCAAAATGCTTCTTCCAAAGTTCCAATAtctaaatacatcacagatcaacTTATTTCTCTATATTTTGAACATGTCCCAGCAAGCAATGACAGATATGGTCTTCCAATATTGGCTAATGGGCTACCGCAAAAGATAGCTGATCCGTTTGACTATGGTGGCGGCTTTATTGATCCAAATAAAGCTACTGATCCTGGACTAGCATATGATGTTGACCCAAAAGACTATGACTTAGTCGTTAATTGTGAATCTGCCAACTCAAGCTGTGAATCTATATTTCAAAATCTGAACCTTCCATCAATTGCGATCCCGAATCTGACAATGCCAACAACGGTGCTGAGAACAGTGACAAATGTAGGCCAAGATGATGCCATTTATAAGGCTGTTGTCCAATGCCCTCCTGGTGTGCGGATATCGGTGGAGCCATCTGTTTTACAATTCAAGCAAGGAAAGAAGAAGCAGAGCTTCAAGGTCACCTTTAGCATGACACACAAGGTTCAGGGAAGCTACCTGTTTGGAAGCCTAGCATGGTGTGATGGTGCCGCTCACTATGTCAGGATCCCAATTGCCGTTCGACCAGTTATATCTGAGAATTATGCAGATCTCTGATGAAGCATAGGACTACAAGATTTTCAGAGATTCGATCAGCTGAGAATGGCTTATCCTATTTTAGACCCCTCCTCATAGTTGAATTTGTCGGCCTTGCTGAAACTGCTCCAGTGTTGAAATGCATGTTTAATTTTGTATGTAACTCTGTGATATCTCTATGGATATTGGTGTGAACTAGTAATGAATAAGTGAGGGGTTGTTTAGATGGAAGGTTATATCTGTTGCAATCTCCTTTCTGTTTTTGCCAATATTTGACACAATTCTGAGTTTTTTTCTCATATTCTTTCCACTGTATTTAGCATCTACCATTTGTTTTTGCCGTGTTTATCTGCAGTCTGCACGATGTGTGGATTCAGCTGAGGAATACTTACACTTGCAACCTATAGCACCTTGTACCGTTTTAATAAAGCTAGTAGTTGAGTGAGTATGTGCGAGAACACCGTTTTGAAAGAGTTGCAACCTATGGCACAATGCTGCTTGAGTTTCCCAATAAGCTACAAGTGATTTTACGGTTTTCGATGGACACCATATCTCAACAACCATAAAGTCTCTCATTTATTTTGGCACGGAGGGAGCACGCTGTCGCTCCTTCATTTTGTCTTACCAATGACTGCATAAAATAATTTGGCCGTGCAGTgctctttaatttatttttattgtacAGATAAAAAGTTTATTAATTCTTCCATCTATATTTATTGTGCAGTTAGGATAGGAGGAAAAAAGTGAACTTAATTTATACTACCTTCAAGCCTATAAATACCACATTAATTTAAACAATgttatttcttttattatagtgGATCCAAATTATAATTGTGCAAATCAGACAATTTTTATTTGGAGGAATTGGATTGGTCGATATAGTTATATATTATAATTGGCATTTATAGCGGCAGTGGCTAGGGCAAAGACGATGGGCAGATCTGGCACCAGCAAATGGGGCAACAATGATGATGGCTCCTCCGctgctccctctccttctctcttaccctctcctccgctcctcatcctctttctttctctcactTTGCAAGCCAGTTCACTACGGTGACAACGATGGCGGTCCAGCGGCACGTGAGGAGGTAAGCAAAGGAGGCGGGTGGTCCAGCGGCACGCAAGGAGGCCGGCGGATGAGGTGTGCATCAACGGTGGCAATGGCATGCGTCGACAGCGGTAGCGGCCTTCTTCCTAGCGGATCTAGTATTGGCAGACTCAGGAGGCGCGGTCCACCGCCACCGGCCTCCCTTGCAGATCCAGCGACAACAACGACGGTGGCAAACTGCCCAGCAGCGGATCCAGTGGCCCCAGCCTCGGGAGGAGCGGATCCGCCACCGCTAGCCTCGTGTGCGGCGGGGTCTTGACAACTATGACGGTGGCGGCAAACTGTGACAATGGCGGTGTTAGACTGCGACGATGagcatcgacgacgacgagagcggCTAGGGTTTCAACTTCTTGAATTTGTTTTGCGATATTCGTTTTTTAGGCAGGCGGTATAATAGACCGCATAAGAAAAACAACTTTTGCACACGGTTGTGCCGCCTGCGtggaaaaatgtttcaatcgtatGTGAAAATGAGTTTTGACCGTATAAAAAGATCATTTAAATCTAAAGTGCCAGATGATTACTCATAGTAGGTAGAGTAAAAAATTTGTTCAGAGTCTTGAGCGGTACAAGTCAAGAAGTCATGGTCGAGATGTTAATTTTATTACCTTGAAATTTCTTAGTTACACACGCGGTAGGTTTGTTCTGACAGATCAAATGTCTCCTGGAAATTCGTGGTTGCTAATTAAGCATGCGTTCACAATAAGGCACAAGCGGGTGTAACATTCAATTCTGGCCATATATGACTGTTTAGTTCTACCGTTTAACCTGTCAAATTGCGTACTTTTCTGTGATCCCATTGCTAATCGTACGCGCCATTCAGATTTCAGCATATGGACAAATACCTAGTTCAAGTAGTATACATAATTATCATGCACATTTCTTATTATCTTTTTTCATTATATAGGCCCCAAATGGAACATATAAGATTTTAACAAAATCGTTAGGTCATTTTGAACAGTTCCCGGTAAAAATTGTCTAATAAGTTTTGTCAAAATTACGTAGAAAAGGTACATATGAGATTTAATTTGTTGCGAATATATAGTCAGACCATGTGTATTTTTTTCCGGGAAAAACCATGTGTATTTTTAATTATATCTTATGATATATTCTCTAAAATGAGGCTGATCATTCTCGAATAGAGGTTATTTTGGTTTCATCTATAAACAAGACGTTCTTGAGTGACATGTTATGTACACATATATTCCTTTCAACTGTGGTGCAATTAATTATCACGCTTTTTACGAAGTGagcatagctcaactggttaggtttcttACGGCGGAATCAGCCCACCTAAATTCAAGTCCTAGACATGACACGAATCATCACCAAATGTTGATAAAAATTACCAAATCTCTTATCCA
This window of the Oryza sativa Japonica Group chromosome 4, ASM3414082v1 genome carries:
- the LOC4334988 gene encoding subtilisin-like protease SBT3.8, whose amino-acid sequence is MSGIIAAMPGRMPPMATIVFLLSALLLPLQTSYFVVAQPNNKASKKLYIAYLGEKQHEDPQKTTAAHQDMLTRILGSKEAALESIIYSYKHAFSGFAAMLTESQAQTIAELPEVRSIKPSRVHPLHTTHSQDFLGLDYTKPTGLLHDAKYGDGIIIGIIDTGIWPESASFSDHGLSPIPSKWKGQCQAGEAFRSNQCNRKIIGARWYDKHLSAEDLKGEYRSARDAHGHGTHVASTAAGALVPNISFHGLAAGYARGVAPHARLAVYKACWGLGASCHDAGIIKAFDDAIHDGVDVLSLSIGKSGDEFFSSFHAVKNGITVIFAAGNEGPAPRTVTNALPWVITVASATIDRVFPTVITLANGSSSIVGQSLFYQPKDNNNWYEIHHSSCLIKDGEKINASLASGKIVFCYSPLSVSITSPFGYVSHAVKAAKEAGAKGIIIATYGLDILDYFEKCGAMPCIFVDFDAVGQINSSGDENTTPLVKIAPARTWVGGEVLAPKISTFSSRGPSPLLPQFLKPDVAAPGSNILAAVKDSYKFQSGTSMACPHVSGVAALLKALHPDWSPAIIKSALVTTASNDRYGLPILANGLPQKIADPFDYGGGFIDPNKATDPGLAYDVDPKDYDLVVNCESANSSCESIFQNLNLPSIAIPNLTMPTTVLRTVTNVGQDDAIYKAVVQCPPGVRISVEPSVLQFKQGKKKQSFKVTFSMTHKVQGSYLFGSLAWCDGAAHYVRIPIAVRPVISENYADL